In the genome of Tripterygium wilfordii isolate XIE 37 chromosome 19, ASM1340144v1, whole genome shotgun sequence, one region contains:
- the LOC119985761 gene encoding uncharacterized protein LOC119985761, with the protein MDLKPNMKVYTTRLPTEWYYNVLFASKVERMELIERLYELFNGSEKYVVYCEETKDAFGKDWDKKLLSLYYRLMADESWNRDGSKNFIKKKDMSFWGVMREMSR; encoded by the exons ATGGATTTAAAGCCTAATATGAAAGTATATACTACTAG ACTTCCTACTGAATGGTATTACAATGTGCTGTTTGCATCGAAGGTTGAGCGCATGGAATTGATTGAGCGCTTATATGAACTCTTCAATGGATCTGAAAAATATGTTGTTTATTGTGAGGAGACTAAAGATGCTTTTGGAAAGGATTGGGATAAGAAACTGTTAAGCCTATATTATCGATTAATGGCAGATGAGAGCTGGAATAGAGATGGTTCGAAAaattttataaagaaaaaagacatgTCCTTTTGGGGGGTAATGCGGGAGATGTCGAGATGA